The Caldicellulosiruptoraceae bacterium PP1 nucleotide sequence TACGATTATTTCATAATTAATGATTATTTGGATAACGCAGTTGATATTGTTGAAAAGATAATAATTGCTGAAAAGCAGAGAACAAAAAGATTTGACGTCAAACAATTTTTAAAGGAGTGATATTGATATGTTATTAAAACCTGGTTTAGATACTTTACTTAATAATGTTGATAATAAATATACACTTTGCGTTTTAGTTGCAAAAAGAGCAAGGCAGTTACTAGATGGTGCACCAAGAAGGGTAGATATTGAAGGAGATAAATATGTAACAATAGCAGTAAATGAAGTTGCCGCTGGTAAAGTTACTTATAACTACAATAAGCCGGTGAAAATTTATGAATTTAAGAAATAAAAATATTTTAATAATTATCTCAGGTGGCATTGCAGCATATAAAGTATGTGAATTAATAAGACTTCTTAAAAAGAGAGAAGCAAATATAAAGGTTATTATGACCAAGAATGCTACAAATTTTATTACACCACTTACAATCCAAACTCTATCACAAAATAGGGTTTATATTGATTCATTTGAATATTCAAACTATGATATTGAACATATTTCATTATCAGATTGGGCTGATTTAGTTATTGTTGCACCTGCAACTGCAAATATTATTGGAAAATTTGCCAATGGTATTGCTGATGATTTAGCTACAACTACTCTTTTAGCAACAAAAAAGCCTATTATTATAGTTCCTTCAATGAATACAAATATGTATGAAAATAAATCTGTTCAAAGAAATATTGAAACCCTTAAAAATGAAAATGGTGTAATTGTTGTTGAACCAGAAAGTGGATTTTTAGCATGTGGTGTGTATGGTAAAGGAAGGTATCCTGATAATTCATTTATTGTTTTTGAGGCTGAAAAAGCTCTTACTAAAAAAGATTTATATGGTATAAAAATACTTATTACAACAGGTCCTACACGTGAATTTATAGATCCTGTTAGATTTATTTCTAATCGATCTTCTGGTAAAATGGGTATTTTTCTTGCAGAAGAAGCAGTAAAAAGGGGTGCTAAAGTTTTACTTATTAGTGGACCATCAAGAATTGAACCATTAGGTAATATTAATAAAATTGACGTAACAACTGCCGATGAAATGTTTGAACAAGTAAAAGAAAACTTTAAAGATTATGATATTTGTATTTTTGCCGCTGCAGTTTCTGATTATAAGCCAAAAAAAATGGTAAATAAAAAGATAAAAAAGGAAAATGAAAATAAGTTATTAATAGAATTTATTAAGAATCCTGATATTTTAGAGTATGTTGGTAAAAACAAAAATGAAAATCAAATTGTTGTTGGATTTGCAGCAGAAACAAATGATGTTATTAATAATGCAAGGGATAAATTACTTAGAAAGAACGCAGATATTATTGTAGCAAATGATGTTACTAAAGAAGGTGCAGGTTTTGATGTTGATACAAATATTGTAACAATTGTTGATAAAGAAAGACATATTGAGTGCCCGTTACTTACTAAAAGAGAAGTTGCAAACGCTATTTATGACTATATAATAAACTGCCTCTGCAAAAATTAATGCAGAGGTATAATTTTATGGTGATATAATGATTGCAGAGATAATAATTAATTATTTAGATGTTAATATAGATAAAACATTCGATTATTTTATACCTGACAATTTGAAAAATAATGATATTAAAGGGAAAAGAGTCATTGTTCCTTTTGGTAATCAAAATAGGCTGGTAAATGGAATAGTTATAGATGTCAAAGAAAAATCTCAAATTGAAATCAGTAAATTAAAAGAGATTTTTTGTGTTATAGATCAATTTGCATTATTAAGTGAAGAAATAATTCACCTTTCTAAAGTAATGAAAGAGTATTATGCACTTTCTTGGGGTGAGATTTTTAACCTTTTGCTACCTTCATATTTAGACGAAAATGAATTATATAAAATATCAATTATAAATTTTGATAATATAGAAAAATTATCAGAAAAAGAAATAGAATGTATTGAATTTATTAAAAAAGGTTCAATAAAAATAGGTGGTAAGAATTTTAACAAATATCAAAATACTATTTTCTCTTTACTTTCGAAGAATTATATATCATATGTATTAAAAGATGATTTGATAATTAATAGTATTAGCAGAAATAAACAAGACCCTGATAAAAGTGATTTAATTCTTACTCAGGATCAAGAAGAAGTCCTTAAAAATATTTATAATACAATAAATAAAAATGCATATAACAATATTCTTCTTCATGGTGTTACTGGTAGCGGGAAAACAGAAGTATATATTCAAACTATTAATTATATACTTCAGAAAGGCAAAAATGCTTTATTTTTGGTTCCAGAAATTGCACTAACACCTCAAGTTATTAGATATGTAAGCCAAAGATTAGGTTCTTCCTTTGCAGTATTACATAGCAAGCTTACTAAGAAAGAAAGGCTTAAAGAATGGATAAAAATAAAAAAAGGAATGGCAAGAGTAGTAATAGGTCCAAGGTCAGCAGTATTTTCACCAATTGAAAATTTAGGAATAATAATTGTAGATGAAGAACATGAAACAAGCTATAAGGCTGAGGGAAGTCCAAGAATAAATGCAATAGAAGTAGCACAAATGAGGGCAAAAATTAATAAAATTCCAATTATCCTTGGTTCGGCTACCCCTGCAATTGAACATTATTATTTATCCAAAAATGGAAATTATAAATTACTCACAATGGAAAATAGAGTTAATAAAACATTGCCTAAAATAGATATTATTGATATGAGGAATGAATTAAATGAAGGCAACTACTCTATTTTTAGTAGACAACTAATATCAGAAATTGATAAAAATCTTAAATTAAAAGAGCAAGTACTTTTATTTTTGAATAGAAGAGGATATTCCAAGTATGTAATTTGTAAAAAATGTGGATTTGTTTTTAAGTGCAAAAATTGTAGTATATCTCTAACATACCATAGCGATGGATATTTAAAATGCCATTATTGTGGGTTTTCAGTAAAAATACCTCATAAATGTCCTAAATGTGAAAGTGAATTTCTTAAGCTTGAAGGTTCTGGAACCCAAAAGGTTGAGCAAGAAATAAAAGATCTATTTAAAAATGCTAAGGTTTTAAGACTGGATAAAGATATAGCATCAAAGAAAGATTCAACGCAAAAGGTATTAGATGCTTTTTTGCACAAAGAGGCTGATATACTAATAGGAACACAGATGATTGCAAAAGGCTTACATTTTC carries:
- the priA gene encoding primosomal protein N'; this encodes MIAEIIINYLDVNIDKTFDYFIPDNLKNNDIKGKRVIVPFGNQNRLVNGIVIDVKEKSQIEISKLKEIFCVIDQFALLSEEIIHLSKVMKEYYALSWGEIFNLLLPSYLDENELYKISIINFDNIEKLSEKEIECIEFIKKGSIKIGGKNFNKYQNTIFSLLSKNYISYVLKDDLIINSISRNKQDPDKSDLILTQDQEEVLKNIYNTINKNAYNNILLHGVTGSGKTEVYIQTINYILQKGKNALFLVPEIALTPQVIRYVSQRLGSSFAVLHSKLTKKERLKEWIKIKKGMARVVIGPRSAVFSPIENLGIIIVDEEHETSYKAEGSPRINAIEVAQMRAKINKIPIILGSATPAIEHYYLSKNGNYKLLTMENRVNKTLPKIDIIDMRNELNEGNYSIFSRQLISEIDKNLKLKEQVLLFLNRRGYSKYVICKKCGFVFKCKNCSISLTYHSDGYLKCHYCGFSVKIPHKCPKCESEFLKLEGSGTQKVEQEIKDLFKNAKVLRLDKDIASKKDSTQKVLDAFLHKEADILIGTQMIAKGLHFPDLTLVGILNADSTLQLPDFKSKERTFQLITQVAGRAGRSTKKGRVIIQTYNPDDYSIVSASKNDYLTLYKNEITIRKILNYPPFCYMVNFIVSSDSEEKSKEAILSLKNILENLKNNYKFEIIGPTECLVYKIKNKFRNQIFIKIKSMKDQITVINKVKQEFNENKVDLIIDVNPINIY
- the rpoZ gene encoding DNA-directed RNA polymerase subunit omega; its protein translation is MLLKPGLDTLLNNVDNKYTLCVLVAKRARQLLDGAPRRVDIEGDKYVTIAVNEVAAGKVTYNYNKPVKIYEFKK
- the coaBC gene encoding bifunctional phosphopantothenoylcysteine decarboxylase/phosphopantothenate--cysteine ligase CoaBC, whose protein sequence is MNLRNKNILIIISGGIAAYKVCELIRLLKKREANIKVIMTKNATNFITPLTIQTLSQNRVYIDSFEYSNYDIEHISLSDWADLVIVAPATANIIGKFANGIADDLATTTLLATKKPIIIVPSMNTNMYENKSVQRNIETLKNENGVIVVEPESGFLACGVYGKGRYPDNSFIVFEAEKALTKKDLYGIKILITTGPTREFIDPVRFISNRSSGKMGIFLAEEAVKRGAKVLLISGPSRIEPLGNINKIDVTTADEMFEQVKENFKDYDICIFAAAVSDYKPKKMVNKKIKKENENKLLIEFIKNPDILEYVGKNKNENQIVVGFAAETNDVINNARDKLLRKNADIIVANDVTKEGAGFDVDTNIVTIVDKERHIECPLLTKREVANAIYDYIINCLCKN